In Oncorhynchus tshawytscha isolate Ot180627B linkage group LG08, Otsh_v2.0, whole genome shotgun sequence, the genomic window ggcccacTGCAGCCCCCAAAAAAGAACTGTCCTCCCACTGCAGTTGACAGTAAGAGGACgtttgccatttagcagatgcttttattcaAAAATATTTATAGTCAAGCATATATTTTACGTATGGAGGGGCCCCAGCGGGAATTGAATTCACGACCCTTGTGATGCAAGtgagccacagaggaccaccATCACATACagaaatcctacttcctgaagcCAGACACTAAGCAGGCCAGTTTGTGAAAAAGGAGGTGCTGGTTCCTCTCCTACCTGCTAGGGCTGCTGGACTGCATTGACGCAGATGGTGCTGATGATGATAATGAAGAGGTAGGTTTCTGATTGGAAGTCAGAACATCAGAGGGGTTTGTCTCCAGACCTTTCCTAAGAACAGGAGCCTTGCCTTCTTTCAGGATGATCCCAGGCCCATCTCGCCCCAGTGTGAGTGATGGAGCCCAGACCTCCAGGGGAGGTGGACCAGGCCGGGTACTGGCAGGGGGCTGGCTACCCGAGGGCAGGGAGGTGGTCCTGGGCCGTGGTGGAGGGGAATCAGGCTGGGTCAGGAACCGCACTGACTTGGTGGGCTGAGAgataaaacacacaaacaatgtTGCCATTATGATACAATAGTGGAATAGGAATAAAGATGATTGATGCTGGATGTTACAGACAGTGGTAGTCAGCATGTACTACGTGAATGAGATCATGGCTAGAGAGaatttcaaaataaataaaaacgaaATAGAAGTCAAAGTAGACATGAAACCAGTCAACTATCCCTCTAAGCTACTAAGATCtagaaggcaggtgtgcgtgttACCTTCTCTGTGTTGTTCTTGAGGGCGTCTGGTCTCACTAGGATAGAGTGTATGGAGTGCTGACCATTCGATGCTGCTTGCCTGGTCTCCAACACCTGCCTATCAAACACCTCTCTGGCAGCCGTGTCCCTGTCCTTCATATATCTACCACTAGGGGGCGCTTGACCTTCAGACATCCAGGCCAGAGATCTGTAGTGATTGGGCAGGATGCTCATGTGTTGTTTCTTCCTGAGCAGAGCAGGGGAGAAGCCAGGGCCCTGGATGTGGCTAAAGTTCTGGCTATGAGATTGGGACTGAGAATGGGGCTGAAGACCTGAGGTGGCGGTGGTAGTGTGGGGGTAGTGGTTACTGCACTGGGACGAGCTCTGGGACGAGTTCTGGGATGAGCTCTGACTGTTTGTCTGGGATTGAAGGGCTGAGCTGGatgagatggtggtgtgggggtagTGTTTTCCCCGCTGAGATGAGCCTGAGAGGACATGAAACATACTTTGAAGTCACTCAAAATGGATCCTTGTCAAATCAACGCAATGTAATTTCCACTGCACTGTTCTGGGTTCCACATTGTACGATCTGACATATCAACTAGAATAGACAGGTTTACTATCTCTGACTGGTCAATACTAAATAGAGAAGCCTTCTTTCCAGGTTTAATATCTCTGACTGGTCAATACTGAATAGAGAAGCCTTCTTTACAGGTTTAATATCTCTGACTGGTCAATACTGAATAGAGAAGCCTTCTTTACAGGTTTAATATCTCTGACTGGTCAATACTGAATAGAGAAGCCTTCTTTACAGGTTTAATATCTCTGACTGGTCAATACTGCATAATGTTAGGATAATAACTAACCAACATGGTTGAGACTGAGAATACAGCACTATGGAACTGTGGAACCACCCAACACCTGAAAATGGAACTTTGTAGAGTTACAAACTTCCTTCACTCTTACCTCTGTGTGAACGATGGAAGACCCTCCTCACTGTGTCCCATCCCGCCGAGCTCACCCCATGCAGGGATTGTCTGCTGGCGCCGCCTGATGATATCATAGGCTGCGTGGCCATGGAAACAGACTGCTGCGGAACCCGTTGTCCAGTAGAGTAACTAGTGCCATCTGAGTTGACCCTGTCGAGAGCTAGAACCACCGCTGGCGTTTTGGAGGACGAGGAGGTTCTTCTTCCAGAGACTGTACCAGGGCCTGCTGTCACTGCCTTGGAATCCAAGAGCCTGGCAGAGGTTCTGTGGCAGGCAGGGAATAAATAGATATTGGTGTCAAAATCAATTAATTAGGTGTCCATGACACAAATGAATGTCAAAAAAGATGGAACCACTGTAGGAAAGTAGTGTCACAGATGACCCACACATCAGCTAACAGAAAGGCTGATCCCTCTGATAACTTTAACCACAGCATTACAATCCAAATATCAATTGCCActcgtttctcatggtctgcgtAATGAAACCGGCAGAAATGGCTCTCCCGCTTACCTGAGGACAGGTGTGACGTAGTTGACGGGCAGAATGCCCACTTACCTGAGGACAGGTGTGACGTAGTTGACGGGCAGGATGCCCACTTACCTGAGGACAGGTGTGACGTAGTTGACGGGCAGGATGCCCACTTACCTGAGGACAGGTGTGACGTAGTTGACGGGCAGAATGCCCACTTACCTGAGGACAGGTGTGACGTAGTTGCCGGGCAGAATGCCCACTTACCTGAGGACAGGGGTGACGTAGTTGCCGGGCAGAATGCCCACTTACCTGAGGACAGGGGTGACGTAGTTGCCTGGGAGGATGCCCACTTACCTGAGGACAGGTGTGACGTAGTTGACGGGCAGGATGCCCACTTACCTGAGGACTGGGGTGACGTAGTTGCCTGGGAGGATGCCCACTTACCTGAGGACAGGGGTGACGTAGTTGACGGGCAGGATGCCCACTTACCTGAGgacaggtgtgatgtagttgccGGGCAGAATGCCCACTTACCTGAGGACAGGTGTGACGTAGTTGCCGGGCAGAATGCCCACTTACCTGAGGACAGGTGTGACGTAGTTGCCGGGCAGAATGCCCACTTACCTGAGGACAGGGGTGACGTAGTTGCCGGGCAGAATGCCCACTTACCTGAGGACTGGGGCGACGTAGCTGCCGGGCAGAATGCCCACTTACCTGAGGACAGGTGTGACGTAGTTGCCGGGCAGCATGCCCACTTACCTGAGgacaggtgtgatgtagttgccGGGCAGAATGCCCACTTACCTGAGGACAGGTGTGACGTAGTTGACGGGCAGGATGCCCACTTACCTGAGGACAGCGGTGACGTAGTTGACGGGCAGGATGCCCACTTACCTGAGgacaggtgtgatgtagttgccGGGCAGAATGCCCACTTTCCTGAGGACAGGTGTGACGTAGTTGCCGGGCAGAATGCCCACTTACCTGAGGACAGGTGTGACGTAGTTGACGGGCAGAATGCCCACTTACCTGAGGACAGGGGTGACGTAGTTGCCGGGCAGGATGCCCACTTACCTGAGGACAGGTGTGACGTAGTTGACGGGCAGGATGCCCACTTACCTGAGGACAGGTGTGACGTAGTTGCCGGGCAGAATGCCCACTTACCTGAGGACAGGGGTGACGTAGTTGCCGGGCAGAATGCCCACTTACCTGAGGACTGGGGTGACGTAGTTGCCTGGGAGGATGCCCACTTTGCCCGTCCGTAGAGAGAGGCCTCGGAGCCAGCCCTCCTTAAACTTCCCATAAACCCCCACCATCTCCCCCTTCCTCAGCTCCAGTTCCTCAGAACGACGGGGCTTGTAGGAGTACAGAGCAGCACACCTGAAGAACAGATTACATGTTAGGTTACAACAatctcacatacagtgcattcggaaagtattcagaccccttcactttttcaaaattgttgttacgttacaaccttattctaaaatggattcaataatttTCTCCCCTCaccaatctaaacacaataccctataatgacaaatttggagcacatttattaaaaatgaaaaacagaaataccttatttacataagtattcagactctttgctatgagactccaaattgagctcaggggtatactgtttccattgatcatccttgagatgtttctacaacttgattggagtccacctgtggtgaattcaattgattggacatgctttggaaaggcacacgcctgtctatacaATGTTCCACAGTTggtagtgcatgtcagagcaaaaaccaagccatgaggtcgaaggaattgtccgtagagctcagagaggatgtttttcagcagcagggactgggagattagtcaggattgagggaaagatgaacagagcaaagtacagagtgttccttgatgaaaacctgctccagagcactcacaaaggttcaacttccaacaggacaacaaccctaagcacacagccaagacaacgcaggagtggctttgggacattgagtggcccagctagaacctggacttgaacccgatctaacatctctggagagacctgcaaaTAACTGTGCAATAACGCTCCCcgtccaaactgacagagcttgagaagatctgcagagaagaatgggagaaactctccaaatacaggtgtgccaagcttgtagcaaaaatgtataaacaactatttgctttgtcattatggggtattgcaatgtcattatgggctattgagatgtcattgtggggtattgtgatgtcattgtggggtattgttatgtcattgtggggtattgtgatgtcattgtgggtattatgatgtcatgatggggtattgtgaagtcattatggggtattgtgatgtcattatgggctattgagatgtcattatggggtattgtgtgtagattgataagcaaaaaaaaatgtaatcaattttagaataaggctgtaaagtaacaaaatgtggaaaaagtcaaggggtctgaatactttccgaagtcactgtagatacagacacactgTAATGAAGTCActgtagacacagacacactgtaatGAAGTCactgtagatacagacacactgTAAGGAAGTCactgtagatacagacacactgTAAGGAAGTCactgtagatacagacacactgTAAGGAAGTCACTATAGATACAGACACACTGTAAGGAAGTCactgtagatacagacacactgTAATGAAGTCACTATAGATACAGACACACTGTAAGGAAGTCACTATAGATACAGACACACTGTAAGGAAGTCactgtagatacagacacactgTAAGGAAGTCACTATAGATACAGACACACTGTAAGGAAGTCACTATAGATACAGACACACTGTAATGACGTCACTGTATAGATGACAAATTCCATATCTAATGTTTTAAATGACCTTTCCAGGTCATGTATGATTTCTAGTGTTGAACCACTGCCACGCTACTCCATTCTGGTGTTACTACTCTGGTTATTACTACTATGTTCCTGCAGTGTTGCTCCAAGGCTACAGCTGTTACTAGTCCAGTGTGAGTCCAGTGTGAGTCCAGTGTTAGTCCAGTGTTAGTCCAGTGTTAGTCCAGTGTTAGTCCAGTGTTAGTCCAGTGTTAGTCCAGTGTTCGTCCAGTGTTCAAAAGCTGATGGAGTTGCTAGGCGGCGAACTGCTTGGTATCAGCGGAGGTTGTTACTACCATTTTACTACTGTATTACTCCATAGTTACTACTATGTTACTACTACGTTACTCTAATGTTTCTCCAGTTTTACTCACACACTGATGGATAGCTGCTGAGTGGAAGACTGTTTGGTGTCGGCTGAGGCGGAGGGGGTCTGGGGGTTGATCAGAGCCATGGTGATGGTGGGAGGAGCTTCACCACTactcatcttcctctctccctatagaaacagaggaggaagacCAGGATGTAAATATGTAGACTGACATAGTGTTCTTCCTCTCACTCTATATAGAGAAAAAGAGGAAGAATTCAACAGTAAAGTCGGAGAAGATATCATGTAAACTGACATAGGACGACTAAGATGCCCTCATCTTAAATGTGGAAAAGGGCATTTATGAGGTATAAAGGAGAAATAAAGCAGACTTTAAAGCAGGACTGCTAGAAAGAGAACCTGGGatagacaggaaacaggaaacaggaagatAGACAGACATAAACCTGTATGATTTTAAAAGAAGGATATGAATGTAAGTCATTGAATTTAGTCACTCtttgacagcatcccttttgatttaaacaaaCAATTACATGCATGTTTGCCAATGCCAGaacattcaggagataaaggTGAACAATACCCcaccattttgtatttattttttttacctttatttaaccaggtaggccagttgagaacaagttctcatttacaattgagaCCTgggcaagataaagcaaagcagtgcgacaaaaaacaacaacacagagttacacataaacaaacgtacagtcaataacacaatagaaaaatctatgtacagtgtgtgcaaatgtagaagagtagggaggtaaggcaataaatagctcacagaggtgaaataattataaTGTAGCATTAACGCTGGAGTGATAGACGTGCAgataatgatgtgcaagtagagatactggggtgcaaaagatcaagaggataaataacaatatggggatgaggtagtcgggtgggcgatttacagattggctatgtacaggtacagtgatcggcaagctactctgacagctgatacttaaagttagagaggaagaaataagactccagcttcagtgatttttgcaattcgtgccagttattggcagcagagaactggaaggaaagcggccaaaggaagtgttggctttggggatgaccagtgagatataatatgtggacaactacaaatacctacgtGTAACCCTCCAAAGTccactcctcctttggccgcctttccttccagttctctgctgccaatgactggaacaaattgcaaaaatcactgaagctggagatgcatatctccctcactaactttaagcatcagctgtcagagcagtttaccgatcaTTGCCCCTGTacgtagcccatctgtaaatagcccacccaactacctcatccccatattgtttttttttctttttctccccagtatctctacttgcacattcatcttctgtacatctatcattccagtgtttaattgctaaattgtcattattttgccactatggcctatttattgccttacctccctaatcttaaatacatttgcacacattgtatatatacttttctattgtgttattgactgtacgtttgtttatcccatgtgtaactctgtgttgttgtttgtgtcgcactgctttgctttatcttgaccaggtctcagttgtaaatgagaacccttttctcaactggcctacctggttaaataaaggtgttctcaactggcctacctggttaaataaaggtgttctcaactggcctacctggttaaataaaggtgttctcaactggcctacctggttaaataaaggtgttctcaactggcctacctggttaaataaaggtgttctcaactggcctacctggttaaataaaggtgttctcaactggcctacctggttaaataaaggtgaaataaataaaaaatattgaaagaaattcaagagcatgttgtgtctcaaccgattgcgggcacaacacaaaaaccttAGAGGACGTACAATAGGGTCAACAAATGTGAACATGAAAACAGAgtttttaaataaaaaggttgTAAGGTTACACAATAACattgttatttgtattttttccaGTAATGAAagatggatgtctcatggtatggtggggtatgcaaaatgggtcaactttgaacACCTTTATCTCTTCAATGTTTtgtcattcaggtccaaaaagtcacgttctgagcacttctacaatgggcaaatatgtatggaaggtttcgTCCCTATCAAAAGGGGATTTAccccatactgtagataccagGTGATGAAGTAGCATACTGTATCCCGAATgggactctattccctatgtagtgtactactggTCAAAGGAAGTGCACTAtgttctccctccccccccattaGGCAGCATTATGTTCTCCCTCCCCCATTAGGCAGCATTATGTTCTCCCTCCCCCATTAGGCAGCATTATGTTCTCCCTCCCCCAAATAGGCAGCATTATGTTCTCCCCCCATTAGGCAGCATGATGTTCTCCCCCCATTAGGCAGCATGATGTTCTCCCCCCCATTAGGCGGCATTATGTTCTCCCTCCCCCATTAGGCAgcattatgttctctctcccccattaGGCAGCATTATGTTCTCCCTCCCCCATTAGGCAGCATTATGTTCTCCCTCCCCCATTAGGCAGCATTATGTTCTCCCTCCCCTATTAGGCAGCATTATGTTCTCCCTCCCCCATTAGGCAGCATTATGTTCTCCCTCCCCCATTAGGCGGCAttatgttctccctccctcccccattagGCAGCATTATGTTCTCCCTCCCCCCATTAGGCAGCATTATGTTCTCCCTCCCCCCATTAGGCGGCAttatgttctccctccctccccccccattaGGCAGCATTATGTTCTCCCTCCCCCATTAGGCAGCATTATGTTCTCCCTCCCCCATTAGGCAGCATTATGTTCTCCTCCCCCATTAGGCAGCATTATGTTCTCCCTCCCCCATTAGGCAGCATTATGTTCTCCCTCCCCCATTAGGCAGCATTATGTTCTCCCCCCATTCGGCAGCATTATGTTCTCCCCCCATTAGGCAGCATTATGTTCTCCTCTCCCCATTAGGCAGCATTATGTTCTCCCTCCCCCATTAGGCAGCATTATGTTCTCCCTCCCCCATTAGGCAGCATTATGTTCTCCCTCCCCCCATTAGGCAGCATTATGTTCTCCCTCCCCCATTAGGCGGCATTATGTTCTCCCTCCCCCATTAGGCAGCATtatgttctccctcccctccattagGCAGCATtatgttctccctcctccccattaGGCAGCATTATGTTCTCCCTCCCCCATTAGGCAGCATTAtgttctccctccccccccattaGGCAGCATTATGTTCTCCCTCCCCCCATTAGGCAGCATTATGTTCTCCCTCCCCCATTAGGCAGCATTATGTTCTCCCCCCCCATTCGGCAGCATTATGTTCTCCCCCCATTAGGCAGCAttatgttctcctctctcccccattagGCAGCATTATGTTCTCCCTCCCCCATTAGGCAGCATTATGTTCTCCCTCCCCCATTAGGCAGCATTATGTTCTCCCTCCCCCATTAGGCAGCATTATGTTCACCCTCCCCCCATTAGGCGGCATTATGTTCTCCCTCCCCCATTAGGCAGCATtatgttctccctcccctccattagGCAGCATtatgttctccctcctccccattaGGCAGCATTATGTTCTCCCTCCCCCCATTAGGCAGCATTATGTTCTCCCTCCCCCATTAGGCAGCATTATGTTCTCCCTCCCCCATTAGGCAGCATTATGTTCTCCCTCCCCCATTAGGCAGCATTATGTTCTCCCTCCCCCCATTAGGCGGCAttatgttctccctccctccccccattaGGCAGCATTATGTTCTCCCTGTACCCTGAAGAGGGACAAAGGAAGTCCTGATTAAGATCCTGACAGAGTCTCAAATGCCACCCTATCTCCTACATCGTTCACTAtggtccatagggttctggtcaaaagtagtgccctatgtaaaaaaaaaaaaatacatggtggcatttgggatgcatgccTGCTATACAGTAGCTTATAAAATCAGCCACAGTCTCCTGCATGACATGCACTTTGCAATATAAAAAGCAATGCTATGAGGCAGAAGTAACGTGACACCAGGTGAGCCCCCCATGGCATGTCCTGGAGATATGCTGCTGTTGTTTAAGAGGATTCTGGAAGGGTGAATGGTGACAGTTCATTACAGTTCCACCATCCAGGGAATAGggtagacagcagagagagctaTCTATTTAGGCTCTTCTTTAGAAACACTTGAAATGTTGACAATTAGTCAATGGATGCAAACAAATTgtaccctatatagtgtactactttagaccagatcccccctacatcgtgcactactttagaccagatcccccctacatagtgcactacttttgaccagatccccctacatagagcactactttagaccagatccccctacatagtgcactacttttgaccagagccccctacatagagcactactttagaccagatccccctacatagagcactactttagaccagatccccctacatagtgcactactttagaccagatccccctacatagtgtactactttagaccagatccccctacatagtgcactactttagaccagatccccccctacatagtgcactactttagaccagatcccccctacatagtgcactactttagaccagatccctatgcaggtcctggtcaaaggtagtatACTAAATAGGGAATGGGATGGTATTTGGTACGCATCCAAATAATGCCTCATGGTTTCTGTCATGGGAGAGACTGAGAACAGAATGTTGCCAGCTACAGCACCAGACTCTATGAACTAGCTGTTCTGACCAGGATGTCAACGACACATCACTTCAGACTCTATGAACTGGCTGTTCTGACCAGGATGTCAACGACACATCACTTCAGACTCTATGAACTGGCTGTTCTGACCAGGATGTCAACGACACATCACTTCAGACTCTAGGAACTGGCTGTTCTGACCAGGATGTCAACGACACATCACTTCAGACTCTATGAACTGGCTGTTCTAACCAGGATGTCAACAACACATCACTTCAGACTAGGGCTGGGCTATACATCGAGTTTTTTTCGATATATTTGAGTTTATGTATTAGTGCGATATGGAAAATACCTGTATGCAAGAATCTAGGTTTTGTTATAATGTTGTAACGTTTTATAAATGCAGCATTGCGTGCCAACTGCGTGCCAACACGTGCACAGAGGTTATCCACCAATCACAACCCTAGTCAGTCTTTCACATATTGTAACCCCGCTGGAGAAGTGTAGCTGCGGTAAGAGTTCTACCAAAATGGAAAGTGAGGAAGCCAGCTCAGCTTCTCCTGAGGATGAAATCATCCCCAAAAAGCACAGCAATGTTTTTTTCAGTAATATGGAAGTGGTTCGGGTTTaaaacctgttgcgactctagggggagtattttcatttttgtaaaaaaaaaacgttcccgttttaaaacgggatattttgtcagaacaagatgctagaatatgcatataattgacagcttaggatagaaatcactctaacgtttccaaaactgtaaaaatattgtctgtgagtataacagaactcatgttgcaggcgaaagcctgagaaaaatccaatcaggaagtgccccatattttgaaagcgctgcgttccaatgagtctctattgagctgtgaatgtgctatcaaccagattacgctttctacgtatcccccaaggtgtctacagcattgtgacgtagttttacgcatttatgttgaagaatagccgtaggcggctacattgcgcaagtggtcacctgatgcctCCAGAGAgatctcgcgtaaaatacagaggtagccattactccaatcggtcctactgaaaaatgaattgtcccgatggatatattatcgaatagatatttgaaaaacaccttgaggattgattataaacaacgtttgccatgtttctgtcgatattatggagctaatttggaatattatttatacaaacggagctatttcgcctacaaaaataatatttttggaaaaaaggaacattggctatctaactgggagtctcgtgagtgaaaacatccaaagctcatcaaaggtaaattatttaatttgattgctttctgatttctgtgaccaagttacctgctgctagctggacaaaatgctatgctaggctatcgataaacttacacaaatgcttgtctagctttggctgtaaagcatattttgaaaatctgagatgacagggtgattaacaaaaggctaacctgtgtctcaatatatttcatttgtgattttcatgaatagtaatattttctagggatatttacgtccgttgcattatgctaattagtgtcaggcgatgattacgctcccgcatgcgggatggggagtcagtagAGGTTTTAAGAGATCTGACATTCAGCAAACGAATGTCCAGTACAAAATGTGTCGAAAGACAATCGCTACGAAAAGCAGCACAACCTACCTCTTCCATCACCTGCAACTGAAACACCCGGTGGAACGGGAGGAATGCGTGAGACTACGCAATGCCGATTCCAGTCGCCCGATTTCCAGTCGCCCGATTCCCAAAACGTCTGCTAAAAGACAAACTACCATAGTCGCATCCTTTTCAAAAGTTATCCCTTATGACAAGAAAAGTTTGAGGTGGAAGGAGATAACGGATGCAGTGACCTATTACATAGCGAAAGATATGGTTCCAATCTTTACAGTAGAAAAGCCAGGCTTTAAAAAGCTACTAGGTACAGTTGACCACAAATATCAGCTGCCAAAAGCCGCAAGTATTTCACAGAAGAAGCCCTGCGGCGATTATACACTGCTACCCGCAAAAGAGTCGCAGAGAAGCTGGCTAGTGTTTCTTTCTTTTCCCACCACAGTCAATCCATGGTCGAGCAGAACGTCAGAGCCACACCTAAGTTTGACAGTCCACTGCGTAAATGAAGACTGGAAAATGCTAAATGTCTGCCTCCAGACGTCTTACTTCCCTGATGATCATACGGGTGAAGTAATAACCCAGGGTCTCAGACTCTCTGGCATCGTGGAAGATGAGCGAAGACCGACGGGTGTGCATGACAACTGACAGTGGGAGCAACATGATAAAAGCATTGCGCTTGAACAACTGGACCCGCCTGCAATGCTTTGGGCTTCACCTCGCCATCGGTCAGTGTGACGTTGGATAATTAAAGTGCATTCAAGAAAGTTATGTTCAGGCCAACTGTAGGCTAATGTGTCAGTAGTTGTGTCATTCTGCCAATCTAATAGCAAAGAACCAAAGGCTGTTTAAATCATAACAACAAATTAACAAATTTTCAATCAAAACGATTATATTAATGACAAATGACAAACAGGTAGTGGTCAAAATTCCGAAACAATAGAATagacgtgtgggtgtgtgttcatTTGTTTTGCACAAATAGGCctgcatattttttttaataaagaaaaatCTATTAAGAATTATGCCTTTTTACATTTGTACAGAGAAAACAAGAAATCTAGATGTATATTGTGTATTGTCCAAACCTCTGAAAAAAATGTAGATACTACTGCAGCCCTACTCACAATGCCCTattactcc contains:
- the LOC112264328 gene encoding E3 ubiquitin-protein ligase SH3RF3 yields the protein MSSGEAPPTITMALINPQTPSASADTKQSSTQQLSISVCAALYSYKPRRSEELELRKGEMVGVYGKFKEGWLRGLSLRTGKVGILPGNYVTPVLRTSARLLDSKAVTAGPGTVSGRRTSSSSKTPAVVLALDRVNSDGTSYSTGQRVPQQSVSMATQPMISSGGASRQSLHGVSSAGWDTVRRVFHRSHRGSSQRGKHYPHTTISSSSALQSQTNSQSSSQNSSQSSSQCSNHYPHTTTATSGLQPHSQSQSHSQNFSHIQGPGFSPALLRKKQHMSILPNHYRSLAWMSEGQAPPSGRYMKDRDTAAREVFDRQVLETRQAASNGQHSIHSILVRPDALKNNTEKPTKSVRFLTQPDSPPPRPRTTSLPSGSQPPASTRPGPPPLEVWAPSLTLGRDGPGIILKEGKAPVLRKGLETNPSDVLTSNQKPTSSLSSSAPSASMQSSSPSRHRVATSYQAQTESEMSLMQGEPVLLHRHRPDGRVLLTQESSGHTGLFHSSVLQFLDRFS